A segment of the Corythoichthys intestinalis isolate RoL2023-P3 chromosome 16, ASM3026506v1, whole genome shotgun sequence genome:
agaggtaccagtgTATTAcgtatttttaataaataataaaataacaattaatacatttaaaatggttaaaaacTGAACTGAAACTCTGGTTATGGTGCCCAGTCCCATTATAAAGTCTTATTAAATgggagctttgcaatgcaaagtGCCCATCAAATATTGTTCCTCACCTTTATTATTTAAGTAGATTTCttcaattttatttcaaattcattgcctgccattaaaATGGtacacgtccaattcatttaaactaggaTGAATGGCTGTCAATTCATatgcaatccattttgactgggcggGGCAAATGAAAGAATGAGGATAAGCATTCCAGAAAATAGATGGTTTGCTGTGTAGCTGTATTTTAATGACCTTATTTAGCAACATGAAATCCTTCACCACCACGTTAACTATAATATACATTTTGTTACAGTAATTTGTCTCATAGTTTCAATCCTTGATATTTTCTCAACTAATGGAATGTCtggtgtgtgtgtttaatgtgCACCAACAAGTTATGGGAAAAAATAGTGATATCAATCACGGGGGCGCAACATAGTATATGCACATTTCCTTTACTGAAGGGTGATCGTTGCACACGTTAACACACAAAATATGATTTATCACTTGATCTACAGAGGGTCACCAACGCAAAGTCATGTGATAGTGTTACCAGTGCATAACGACTTCCTTACATGGATCAACAGTCTCTTTGCCTCATATTCCTGTGGGTAACTGTAAACTAGGGGAAATATCTCAAGACCAAAAACAAAAGATTAGAAAAAGTAATGTGTCAGAGTAATAAAAATGGTATGATGCGAACTTTACCTCGTTAGATAAAATTCTACACATAGGATAGTAGAGACTTTTAGAAATGACCCTGCAAAGTGAATTATATTGTTTCGAAGCATAATGGTCAAACTTAATTGAATATTGGTTCATAGTACTGTCAATTATGACACGACACCTGCAATGAACACGAACGAATGCATTACAGAAATGGCATTAATTGTCACTTTTAATGCAAAGTTGATTGGAACAGCTTCAGTTGCTGCCTCTAATATTTGGTTCCCTTGATCAATTACCTAATCATCCTATGCTTTTATTCATGTTCATGACAGGTGTCTCATCATAATTACGACAGTCTTATGGACCCACATTCAAACGAAGTGTTACCAACATACAGAATTCATTGACCTCTGTAATACAGAATGAAAGAATTGCACAAATACCCAATACATAAAGAAGTCACCTTACATTGTAGTCCCCTTCcaaaatgttaccacaataataaacaATGAAAAAGATAAGTATgaaaagaagagaaaaaaacatttaaacaagcCGTATCATCATTGCAAAAGCATGTGTAGATGTATCCGACAAAATGCTCCACTGTAATGCATTAATCTCACGAGAGCCACTGAAGGTGCTTGATGATGGTTGTGGATAGAGCAGAGGGCAGTCTTTAGTGAACTATCAACCTAACACACAGCACATGTGAAGAGGGCACAGACGGGCCTCAAAAGAAAAAGAGCCTTGAGACCTTGTCTGAAGAAGGAACGTGGACGCGAACAGTGGTGATGACGATTAGCTCAGCTTGCTGCCTATTGTGATGGGCGTGGCTACAGTGAACAGAGGAAGAGGAGTGGCGAATCCCAGTGTTGAGGCACAAAGAAGTAGTATCAGTATTGTGTGTGCGGGAGTGTGCGTGCATGGTTTAGCAAGCACAGTTCCGTTGGCTCTCAGAAGACGAGTCTTTTAGGCTCTGGTTCCTGTGGTTGGGCACTAAGGTAGCGTCTCCCTCCACGCTCTCATTCATCTTGTCACAGATGACATCCACTAGGCGCTCAAACACCTGCTTCACGTTGATGTTGTCCTTTGCACTGGCCTCGAAGAACTGGAAACCTAATGGCGAGGGATGGGAGAGTGTTGTTAACAGTGGCATTGATTATGATAGGCGTCcaataatgtgtttttttttcatgattttgcagtgaatttaaatgactttgtcaccggTAGGcgtacaatccatttgaactgggagggatggcagcgaataaacaaATGCTCCCacttcgaatggattggacTATCGCCATCATTGGTAGCCAAGTGTGTACAAATGTGCTGCAAAGATTTAGAGAGGTTTCATGTACCAAGGTCTTCCCCAAGTCGTTGGCCATCTTCCGTAGGTATAAGCCTGTCATCCTCTAGATCACACTTGTTTCCGATTAGGATCACCTGGGCATTGTCCCATGAGTAAGTTTTAATCTGTGTCGCCCTGtcaaacaaaccaaaaatgagGTACAATGAATAAGGAAACAAAAAGAACATTAAGATGGAGAAAACTCAAAATATGTTTAACACTTTGTAAGGTACTcattagggctgaacgatattggaaaaaattgacattgggattatttgaactcattgtctgcctttGACGGCACTACACGTCAAATCCAATTTGACTATAATTAACATTTTGTTTCCCCTCCCATACTTGTATATCAAATGTTAATATCGTGGCTTACATgatccaaaatgtgatgtctacGTTTGTGGACGCCAGGTCTTTATAGGGTTAAAAATTACCGAAATACTCAGTTGCCCAATAAAGGGAGAGAAAACAATTTCTCtcccttttttttctgtcagcCAGAGAAATTACTACACAAACAAGTAAACTCTTTCTCATGGAATAATCTATTGAATAACTGGTTGCTATAGTTCCAAGGGTTTAGTTATTTTCAAATCATATGCAATGAAGAAAAATTAATCCATCCCAAATCCATTTATTGCCTAGGCCTACATTAAATATATGCATTATCAGAAAGTACCAGTCCTGAACCGCATTGAAGGACTCCTGGTTGGTAATGTCATACATAAGCAGGAAGCCCATGGCACCTCTGTAGTAGGCTGTGGTGATAGTCCTATACCGCTCTTGTCCTGCGGTGTCCTGCATTTAAACACATATACACAATCCATGTCAATGACAAGAAGTGtggaatcgttttttttttttttttttggtcattcacAAAACTTTTCTCTATGATATCaaatctgtgttttttttttttttttttttttttttttaaaaacaacaacctaaCACATTATGCCAAGATATGTAGTGATGCAAAAGCATTTTGCAGGGTAATTGTCAACAGCATGACTTTGTCACCACAAGGGAGCACTATTGTCCATACTATGGTATTGCGAAACATCATCTCCTCTAAAGTACAACAGTACTGTATTCGGTGGTTCCCAGCAAGGGAGCCCCAACACATGCTTTCAGAGATCATCAGATGTTTACCAGAACACGATCCAATTTAACTTAAAGGAATAGATTGGATGTTTGTACGCGTGCTGCGTGATTGACCATACCTTTACACACAATGGCCATGCTTTTAAGTAGTGTCATTTTTGGTGTTTAAACCTGAATTTCCCCATTATCCAAGGtctaaaaaatgtgaaaaattacaATAGTTTGTGCAACTGTATTTCACATGAGGCTCATTTGTACTATGGGTTGTCAATTGCTTTAATTTGTCTGCAAAAGTATAATTTGTTAATaaaaattatgtattttttcCATCTAGCGCAACTCCATTAGATGAACAGAAAGTACTAAAAAATCTGTGTATCCATCCACCTGTTAACATTCAATCAACAGTAGAAGTCACATTAACTTAAGTGTATTTGTACTGTATAGCCCTTAATCACTAAAAAACACGAAAGGGATGTTTGCTTCCTGAATGCATTAAATGACTGTATGTAAATGAAATCAAACTTGAAACCTGATCTTCTATAAATTTATGACAGCCTTTATTTTCATACTGTAGTTTCATTAGTGGCACCTcccaaaatacacaaaaatctaACAGCATTAATTAAGTGTATTGggatttgatttttgttgttctttatACTCTTAGCTTAGCTTTACCAATATAACAAGACTGTACATGtgcacacatatatacagtgccttgcaaaagtattcggcccccttgaatcttgcaacctttcgccacatttcaggcttcaaacataaagatatgaaattgaattttttttgtcaagaatcaacaataagtgggacacaatcgtgaagtggaacaaaatttatttgataatttaaacttttttaacaaataaaaaactgaaaagtggggcgtgcaatattattcggcccccttgcgttaatactttgtagcgccaccttttgctccaattacag
Coding sequences within it:
- the rab3db gene encoding RAB3D, member RAS oncogene family, b isoform X1; translated protein: MKMASNESRLQQPPSQKDAADQNFDYMFKLLIIGNSSVGKTSFLFRYADDSFTSAFVSTVGIDFKVKTVFRNDKRIKLQIWDTAGQERYRTITTAYYRGAMGFLLMYDITNQESFNAVQDWATQIKTYSWDNAQVILIGNKCDLEDDRLIPTEDGQRLGEDLGFQFFEASAKDNINVKQVFERLVDVICDKMNESVEGDATLVPNHRNQSLKDSSSESQRNCAC
- the rab3db gene encoding RAB3D, member RAS oncogene family, b isoform X2, with amino-acid sequence MASNESRLQQPPSQKDAADQNFDYMFKLLIIGNSSVGKTSFLFRYADDSFTSAFVSTVGIDFKVKTVFRNDKRIKLQIWDTAGQERYRTITTAYYRGAMGFLLMYDITNQESFNAVQDWATQIKTYSWDNAQVILIGNKCDLEDDRLIPTEDGQRLGEDLGFQFFEASAKDNINVKQVFERLVDVICDKMNESVEGDATLVPNHRNQSLKDSSSESQRNCAC